A window of Streptomyces broussonetiae genomic DNA:
TCGTCGCGGGCGCCGAGGCGGCGCGCCGGCACGGGATCCGTACGATCCTCACCCCGTCCCCCGCCCAGCCGCTGTCGCCCCGGCTCCTCGCCGTGACCGATCTGCTGGTGCCCAACGAGTACGAGGCGATCACCCTCACCGGCCGCACCGACCCGCGCGAGGCCGCCGCCGCCCTGCTGGAGCTGGTGCCCGAGGTCGTCGTCACCCTGGGCGCGACCGGCAGCCTGTACCGGGCCCGGGGCGCCGAGCCGCTCGTGGTCCCCGCGCCCCAGGTGGCCGCTGTCGACTCCACGGGCGCCGGGGACACCTTCGTCGGCGCGCTCGCGGTGGCACTCACCGAGGAGAAACCGGTGCGCGAGGCCCTGTCCTGGGCGGCTGCCGCCGCGGCGATCTCCGTCCAGCGGGAGGGAGCGTCGGCGTCGATGCCGTACCGCCCGGAGATCGAGGCCCAGTACCACGCATGAGCCCCGTACGACGCATGAGGTCCGACGCATGAGGTCCGACGCATGAGCACGAAGACGACTCCGCCCCTGGCCGGGCTGCGGGTGCTGGACCTGGCGACGCTGTTCGCCGGCCCGCCGGCCGCCACCCTGCTCGGTGACTTCGGCGCCGAGGTGATCAAGGTCGAGCATCCGCACAGACCCGACGCGTCCCGCGGGCACGGGCCGGCCAGGCACGGGGTCGGCCTGTGGTGGAAGGTCCCCGGCCGCAACAAGCGCACCATCACGCTCGACCTGTCCACACCCGGCGGCCGGTCCACCCCGACATCCCTGACCTGCCCGGCCTCGCCGCCTCCTGCGCCCACGGCCACGCCCCCGGCCTCCTGGGCCGCGCCGCCATCCACCCCCGCCGGTTGCCGGTGATCGGACGGGCCTACCTGCCCACCCCGGCGGAGATCGACCACGCGGAAACGGCCCTCGGGGCGGCAGCCGCCCACGAGGGCGCCCAGGCCCTGCCCGACGGCCGCTTCATCGACCCGCCGGTGGTCGCCATGGCCCGGCGGACGCTGTCCCTCGGGCACCGGTGCTGAGCCCCCTGTCCCGCATACACGCAGGGCGCCCGGAGAACTCCGGGCGCCCCCTCGGCGTCGTACGGCTCGGCGGTCGGCTCAGCTCTTCTTGGTGGCCGACTCGGCCTCGTCCTTCTCCGCCGCCTCGTCCTTCTCAGCGGCGTCGTCCTTCTCCGCCGGCTCGGCCTCGGCCTCGGCAGCATCCGGCCCGGCCTCGGCAGCCGCATCCCGCTCGGTCTCGGCAGCCGCCTGCGTACCGTCGGCCGGACCGTCGTCGAGGACACCCGGCTCGACCACGGCCTCACGTCCCGGCCGCTTCTTCGACGACACCACGATGTACGTCACCGCCAGCAGGAACACGATGAGCGCGGTCCAGTCGTTCAGGCGGAGGCCCAGGATGTGGTGCGCGTCGTCCACCCGCATGTACTCGATCCAGCCGCGGCCCACGCAGTACGCGGCGACGTACAGGGCGAACGCCCGGCCGTGGCCCAGCTTGAAGCGGCGGTCGGCCCAGATCACCAGGAAGCCCACGCCGATGCACCACAGGGACTCGTAGAGGAAGGTCGGGTGGTAGTAGCCCGGCACCCGGCCGCCCTCGGAGGAGGTGATGTGCAGGGCCCAGGGGACATGCGTCTCACGGCCGTACAGCTCCTGGTTGAACCAGTTGCCCCAGCGGCCGATGGCCTGCGCGAACGCGATGCCGGGCGCGACGGCGTCGGCGTACGCCGGCATCGGGATGCCCCGGCGCCGTGCGCCGATCCACGCGCCGAGCGCGCCGAGCGCGATGGCGCCCCAGATGCCCAGGCCGCCCTGCCACACCTTGAAGGCGTCCACCCAGTCGCGGCCCGGGCTGAAGTACAGCTCGTAGTCCGTGATCACGTGGTAGAGCCGACCGCCGACCAGGCCGAACGGCACCGCCCAGACAGCGATGTCGGCAACCGTTCCGGCCCGACCGCCCCGGGCGACCCAGCGCCTGTTGCCGAGCCAGACGGCGACGAAGACGCCGATGATGATGCAGAAGGCGTAGCCGCGCAGCGGGATGGGGCCGAGATACAGCACCCCGCGCGACGGGCTGGGAATGTAGGCAAGTTCCATGGCAGGTCCGACGCTACCGTGCCGGGCCGTGGGGACGGCAAGCAGCCCGGCTACGGCTCCATAACGGGGACGTGAGAAAGCGCCTATCCGTGGTTGGCCGCCTCCACCATCTGCTTGAGCTTGGCCGGGGTCATCGTCCGGTCGTTGTAGATGTTCTTCCCGCCGAGCAGGACCGTGGGCGTGCCGGTGAAGCCGCCGGACTGGAAGGCCTTGTGCGCCTTGTTCACCCAGCTGTCGTGGGTGCCGTCGTTGACGCACTTCTGGAAGGCGGGCGTGTCGAGACCCTTGACCTTGCCCGCCAGCTCGATCAGCTTGGCGTTGCTGCTGTAGGCGTCGTCGGTCTCCTTTGGCTGGTTCGTGTACAGCACGTCGTGGTAGTCGCGGAACTTTCCGGCGTCCTGCGCGCAGGCCACGGCGTTGGCCCCGCGCAGGGAGCCGGTGCCGCCCAGATTGCCGTCGATCAGCCTGACCAGGTGATACTCGATTCTGAGCTTTTCTGCGTCGACCAGTTCGTGAAGCGTCGGGCGATAGGCCACCTCGAAGGCCTGACAGGCCGGGCAGCGCATGTCCTCCCAGATGGTGAGCGTCGACCTGGCGCCGTCCTTGCCGACCGGGATCGCGAGGCTGTCCTTGCCCTGCGCGCCCGAGGGCACGACGACCGGGCCCGCCTTCTCGCTCTTGTTCTTGCCGCTGTTCGCGGCGACCACGCCGATCACCGCCGCGAGGCCGAGGACGCAGACGACGCTCGCGCCCACGATCAGCGTGCGACGTCGCTTCTCGGCGGCCTTCTGCTTCTCACGCTCGACCGCCAGCCGCTCCCGGGCGGTGCGCTTTCCGTCACGGTTCTTCTCGCTCACACCCCCAGAACGAACCGGAGAGGCGCAGCGCGCCTCCCCGGCCCGAGGTCCACCCGTTCGGGTGATCGAGTGTTCTGACGGAGATTTCTTATAGGGAAAGCGACCGACGGCTACGCCTGTCCGCGCACGCCCTTCGCCAGTTCCCCGGCCAGTTCGCGGACCGCCTCGAGGCCCGAGGCCTGGTCGGGGGCGTCCAGCATCCGCTTCACGAACGCCGAGCCGACGATGACGCCGTCGGCGAAGCCGGCGACCTCGGCGGCCTGGGCGGCGTTGGAGACGCCGAGGCCCACGCAGACGGGCAGGCCGGTGCCGGTGGCCCGGGTCCGCTCGACCAGGTTCTGGGCCTGGGCGCCGACGGACTCGCGGGTGCCGGTGACGCCCATGAGCGAGGCGGCGTAGACGAAGCCGCTGCCCGCGGCCGTGATCTGCGCGAGCCGCTCGTCCTTGCTGCTGGGGGCGACGACGAACACGGTGGCGAGGCCGTGCTTGTCGGCGTGCTCGCGCCACAGCGCCGACTCCTGCACGGGCAGGTCGGGCAGGATGCAGCCCGCGCCGCCCGCCTCGGCCAGCTCGGCGGTGAAGCGCTCGACGCCGTAGCGGTCGATGGGGTTCCAGTACGTCATGACGAGGACGGGCTTGCCGGTGGCCTCGTGGGCCTCCTTGACCGTCCGCATGACGTCCGCGATCTTGACGCCGCCGCGCAGGGCGATGTCGTCGGCGGTCTGAATGACGGGGCCGTCGAGGACGGGGTCGCTGTGCGGCAGACCGACCTCCACGACGTCCGCCCCGCCGTCGAAGACGGCCTTGATCGCCTCGATGCCGCCGTCCACGGTCGGGAACCCCGCCGGGAGGTAGGCGATGAGCGCGGAGCGGCCCTCGGCCCTGGCGGCGGCGAGGGTGTCCGACAGCAGCTGGATCTTCCCGCTCACTTGGCGTCCCCCTCGATCTCGGCGGTGTCGGTGGCGTCGGCGGCGACCTCGGCGTCGGTGTCGTAGAGGCCGAAGTAGCGTGCGGCGGTGTCCATGTCCTTGTCGCCGCGGCCGGAGAGGTTGACGACGATCAGGCTGTCCTTGCCCAGCTCCTTGCCGACCTCCAGGGCGCCGGCGAGCGCGTGGGCGCTCTCGATGGCCGGGATGATGCCCTCGGTGCGCGACAGCAGGCGCAGGGCCTGCATGGCCGCGTCGTCGGTGACCGCCCGGTACTCGCCGCGGCCCGATTCCTTCAGGTAGGAGTGCTCGGGGCCGATGCCCGGGTAGTCCAGACCGGCCGAGATCGAGTACGGCTCGGTGATCTGGCCCTCCTCGTCCTGCAGGACGTAGGAGCGGGAGCCGTGCAGGATGCCGGGCTCGCCCGCGGTCAGGGTGGCCGCGTGCTCGCCGGTCTCGATGCCGTGGCCTGCCGGTTCGCAGCCGATCAGGCGGACGTCCGCGTCGGGGATGAAGGCGTGGAAGAGACCGATGGCGTTGGAGCCGCCGCCGACGCACGCGATCGCGGCGTCGGGCAGCCGCCCGGCGCGCTCGAGCAGCTGGCGCCGGGCCTCGACGCCGATGACGCGGTGGAAGTCGCGGACCATGGCGGGGAAGGGGTGCGGACCGGCGACCGTGCCGAACAGGTAGTGCGTGTGGTCGACGTTGGCCACCCAGTCGCGGAACGCCTCGTTGATGGCGTCCTTGAGGGTGCGGCTGCCGGACTTCACCGAGACGACCTCGGCGCCGAGCATGCGCATGCGGGCCACGTTCAGGGCCTGGCGCCTGGTGTCGACCTCGCCCATGTAGATGGTGCAGTCGAGGCCGAAGAGCGCACAGGCGGTGGCCGTCGCGACGCCGTGCTGGCCTGCGCCGGTCTCGGCGATGACCCGGGTCTTGCCCATCCGCTTGGTGAGCAGGGCCTGGCCGAGCACGTTGTTGATCTTGTGGGAACCGGTGTGGTTGAGGTCCTCGCGCTTGAGGAACACGCGGGCGCCGCCGGCGTGTTCGGCGAACCGCGGCACCTCGGTCAGCGAGCTGGGGCGGCCGGTGTAGTTGACCAGCAGGTCGTCGAGTTCGCGGGCGAACTCGGGATCGTGCTTGGCCTTGTCGTACTCGACGGCGACCTCGTCCACGGCCGCGACGAGGGCCTCCGGGATGAACTTGCCGCCGAACGCGCCGAAGTAGCCCTCGGCGCTGGGCACCTGGCCGGTGGGGTCAGGGAAGAAGAATTCGCTGGGCATGCGGAAACCTCACGGTGAGTGCGTGTGAAATGACACTATTCGCCGTGGAGGCGGGGAATGTCCGACGACTGCGGGCCGTCAGTAGTTGTTCGCGCCCGCGCGGCGGTGGCCGCACATCGAACAGAGCCCCGCGCCCCTGACGGGGCGCTGCTGCCATCGCATGCCGTTCACTTGGCCCGGCTCGTCACCGATGACGTACCGCACACGACGACCGTGGACGCGCCTCGCCGGGGCGCGGCAGCCCCTCGGGCGGCAGCCGCGCGCCAGGCGCGCGTACCGGTCCACGGTGGTCACGGTGACAGTCATCGGTGTCAGCCTATCGGGTGGTCAGCTCCGGCCGTGCCGCAGCGCGGGGTGCTCACCCGCGGCGACCAGGTCGGAGACGGCGGCCTTGGGGTCGCGCCCGGTGACGAGGGACTCGCCGACCAGTACCGCGTCGGCGCCGGCGTTGGCGTACGCGATGAGGTCGTGCGGGCCACGGACGCCGGACTCGGCGACCTTGACGAGGTGGTCCGGGATCTCCGGGGCGACCCGCTCGAAGGTGGAGCGGTCGACCTCCAGCGTCTTCAGGTTGCGCGCGTTGACGCCGATGATCTTGGCGCCCGCGTCCACGGCGCGCTCGACCTCGTCCTCGTCGTGCACCTCGACGAGCGGGGTCAGGCCGATCGACACCGCACGCTCGATCAACGACTCCAGGGCCGGCTGGTCGAGCGCGGCCACGATCAGCAGCACGAGGTCGGCACCGTAGGCCCGGGCCTCCCACAGCTGGTACGAGGTGACGATGAAGTCCTTGCGCAGGACCGGGATGTCCACGCGTGCGCGGACGGCCTCCAGGTCGGCCAGCGAACCGCCGAAGCGGCGCTGTTCGGTGAGGACGGAGATGACGGCCGCGCCACCGGCCTCGTAGTCCGCGGCGAGCCCTGCCGGGTCGGCGATGGCGGCCAGCGCGCCCTTGGAGGGGCTGGAGCGTTTGACCTCGCAGATCACCTTGACGCCGTCGCCCTTGAGCGCGGCCACCCCGTCCTTGGCGGCGGGTGCCTTGGCCGCGCGCTCCTTGAGCTCGTCGAGGCTGACGCGTGCCTGCCGCTCCGCGAGGTCGGCACGGACTCCGTCGATGATCTCGTCGAGCACACTCACGCGAGCGGCCCCCTTCCTGACGGTGGTTCCTTCAGGTTTTGAAAACCCGTGGTCACTGCGATGGTATCCGCAGCAGGCCGATGCCTCCGCATCTGGCGGACACCGGTCCCGCTACCTGGACCTTCACGATTCGATCAAGGATGCAACCAGCCTCCCGAGGGCAGGTTCCGGACAGCCGTGAAGGCCAGCAGGAGCACGCCGGTCCCCCACAGGTGCACCGGCCCGAGGTTCAGCCGCAGCGGCCGGCCGCGAACCGTGCGGAGCACCCAGACGGTCCACAGCACCGCAAAGCCCAGGAAACCGGCCACGCCCGGCGCGTTGTCGCGCAGGGCGGTGAGCAGGTCGCCGTGGACGAAGGCGTGCGCGCTGCGCAGTCCGCCGCACCCGGGGCAGTACAGGCCGGTGAGCCGGTACAACGGGCAGACGGGGTAGTGGCCGGGCTCGTTCGGATCGACGGCACCGACGTACGCGAAGGCCCCGGCGACGGCCGCGAGCAGCCCGCCGGGGACAGCCAGCCGCCGTACTAGCGGTGCTGCGGGCGCTGTCGCCGGCCGGGCCGCGCGGCTGTCGGCATCCACGCTGGCATTGTGCCGCGCACCTGTGCGGCGCGCGCGTCGGCGCGGGCGTACGGGCGTCCGCGGCCCGGCGTCCGGCCTCGCCCCGCTGTGCAAGACCACACGTCAGGACGGCGAAAACGCGAGGGGCGGCCCGCACCTGTCCGGTGCGGGCCGCCCCTCGAAGGCAGTACGGGAGTTCAGCTCTCCGCGGCCACCGGCTCGCCGGTCGCAAGGGGGGCACCGGTCATCTTCAGGGGCTTGGGGTTCGAGCCGAGCCCCATGGCGCGCATGATGCCGCCGACCACCGCGCCGGCGAGGATGATCGCCATGCCGGCCCAGAAGCCGACGGGCTGGGCCATCACCATGAAGGCGCCGGCGACGCAGAAACCGATGAAGGAAATGATGACGCCGGTCCAGGCGGCCGGGGTGTGACCGTGGCCGTGGCTGCTGCCCGCCATGTCTGTGCTCCTCGTTGCTGTATACGTGTCCCGGGAGAGCGGCGTACGTGTCGTACGGCTCCGAGCCCGCCCGTCAGTGTCCGAGCCGGACGCTCACCGTCCATTGTCCCGTACCCGGCCGCGTGGCGGACGCGGGGGTGGCGTCTGGTTCGCCACACCGGTGCGCCTTGACCGGCGCTTGATCGCCGCTTGACCGCGGGCTCAGGCCCCAGTCGGGTCCTCGCCGCGGTCCAGGGCCTTCCAGATCTCCTCGGGCCGCTCGGGGTCGACCGGCCGGGCCTTGCGGCGCGGGCGCTCGGCGCCGCGCTCGTAGCGGCCGGACATGGCGGGCCACAGGTTTCCGTAGCGCAGGGCGAGCAGGCCGGCCAGCAGGATCAGCGCGCCGCCGACGACCGCGACGTAGGGCCAGCCGGTGTGGCTGAGCGCGGTGACCGTGGCGGAGGTGTCACCGCTCGCCTGGGCGGCCTTGTCGTCCAGCGCGGAGTTGTCGGAGGCGGAGACCAGGGAGGCGGCCACGATCCCGGCGCCGGACAGCGCGAGCAGCCCGGCGACGACGAGGCGGCCGGCCCTGCGGACGGCGAAGACGGCGACGAGCGCGGCGAGGCCCACTATGGCGAGGGCCGCGGGGACGCCCGTGACGTCGCTGCCCTTGGCGGTGAGCGGGAAGCCGCCGCCGGCCACCGTCGCGGTGCCCTCCGCCCAGCGCTGCCGGGTCGCGAGCAGCGTCACGGCCGCGCCGAGCGCACCGCACAGGAGGGCCAGGGCGAGGCTGCGCCGACCGGACCGGACGGGCGCGGCGGCTTCGGAACGGGGGTGAGGAACAGCAGTCACGTACTCCACTATCGCCTGAACCCCGGGCGAAGCGTCACCCGGGGTTCGTATGAGTGGCGCCACGCGCGGCAGAAGTCACCGCGCGCAAGGGACCGCTATCCGCCCAGCCGGTTGGCCGTGTGGACCGCGCGCAGGACCGCCGCCGCCTTGTTGCGGCACTCCTGGTCCTCGGCCACCGGGTCGGAGTCGGCGACGATCCCGGCTCCGGCCTGGACGTAGGCCGTGCCGTCGCGCAGCAGGGCCGTACGGATGGCGATGGCCGTGTCGGAGTCGCCCGCGAAGTCCAGGTAGCCGACGCAGCCGCCGTACAGGCCGCGGCGGGACGGCTCCAGTTCGTCGATGATCTGCATCGCGCGCGGCTTGGGGGCGCCGGAGAGGGTGCCCGCCGGGAAACAGGCGGTGAGCACGTCGAAGGCCGTACGGCCCGGGGCGACGCGGCCGGTGACGGTGGAGACGATGTGCATCACGTGCGAGTACCGCTCGACGGACATGAAGTCGACCACCTCGACGGTGCCGGGCTCGCAGACCCGGCCGAGGTCGTTGCGCCCGAGGTCCACCAGCATCAGGTGCTCGGCACGCTCCTTGGGGTCGGCCATCAGCTCCTCGGCGAGTACCTGGTCCTCCTGCGGGGTGGCCCCGCGCGGACGGGTGCCGGCGATGGGGTGGACCATGGCCCGGCCGTCCTCGACCTTCACCAGGGCCTCGGGCGAGGAGCCGACGACGTCGAAGGCCCTGCCTTCCCCGTGCGGGAACCGGAACAGGTACATGTACGGCGACGGGTTGGTGGCCCGCAGGACGCGGTACACGTCCAGGGCACTGGCCGTGCACGGCGTCTCGAAGCGCTGGGAGGGTACGACCTGGAAGGCCTCGCCCGCGCGGATGCGCTCCTTGACGTCCTCGACGGCCTCCTGGAAGTCGGGGCCGCCCCACAGCGCGGTGTACTCGGGCAGTTCCGAGGGCGGCAGCACGGCGGGCGGCTGGGGCACCGCGCGCGTGAGGTCGGCCTCCATGGCGTCGAGGCGGGCCACGGCGTCGGCGTGAGCCTCGTCCACACCGGTGTCGAGGTCGTTGTGGTTGATCGCGTTGGCGATCAGCAGGACCGAGCCCTCCCAGTGGTCCATCACGGCGAGGTCGCTGGTCAGGAGCATGGTCAGCTCGGGCAGCCCGAGGTCGTCGCGCTCGCCGGGGCCGATCTTCTCCAGACGGCGGACGATGTCGTAGCCGAGGTAGCCGACCATGCCGCCGGTGAAGGGCGGCAGGCCCTCCTGGTTCGGGGTGTGCAGGGTCTGCAGCGTGGCGCGCAGCACCTCGAGCGGGTCGCCGTCGACGGGGACGCCGACGGGCGGGGTGCCCAGCCAGTGCGCCTCGCCGTCGCGCGTGGTGAGCGTGGCGGCGCTGCGCACGCCCACGAAGGAGTACCGGGACCAGGAGCGGCCGTTCTCCGCGGACTCCAGGAGGAAGGTGCCGGGGCGCTCGGCGGCGAGTTTGCGGTAGAGCGCGACCGGGGTGTCGCCGTCGGCGAGGAGCTTGCGCGTGACCGGGATGACACGTCGGTCGGCGGCGAGCTTGCGGAAGGTCTCGAGGTCCATGGCCGCCGACCTTACTGACCCGCGCCGGGGGTGCCGGAACCGGCGTCCTCGAGGAGCACGTCCTCGTCGAAGCAGGTCCGCGCGCCGGTGTGGCAGGCGGCGCCGACCTGGTCGACCCTGACCAGCAGGGTGTCGGCGTCGCAGTCGAGCGCGACCGACTTCACCCACTGGAAGTGGCCCGAGGTGTCGCCCTTGACCCAGTACTCCTGGCGGCTGCGCGACCAGTACGTGCAACGGCCGGTGGTCAGCGTGCGATGCAGTGCCTCGTCGTCCATCCAGCCGAGCATGAGCACCTCTCCGGTGTCGTACTGCTGGGCGATGGCGGGGACGAGTCCGTCGGGGCTGCGCTTGAGGCGCGCGGCGATCTCCGGGGCGAGGCTGCTGGGCCGGGGCGTTCCGGTCGTGCTGGTCATGAGTGCCATTGTGCCGCGCGGCACCGACAGCGCGGGGGCGCGTCCGCCCGGTGAACACTTCGGCGCGCGGCGCCTGGTCGAGGGGCGGTGGCCGGGCGACGGGTGGGCGGACTTTCTGACTGGCCGTAGGCTGATTTCCATGTCGACCTTCGCCAAGCGTGAACGGCTGCTGCTCGCGGACCTGCTGGAAACCGTCGGCCCGGACGCCGAGACCCTCTGCGAGGGCTGGCGGACCCGGGACCTGGCCGCGCATGTGATCGTGCGCGAGCGCCGACCGGACGCGGCCGGGGGCACGCTGATCAAGCCGCTCGCGCCGCGCCTGGAGAAGGTGATGGCCGAGTACGCGGCGAAGCCGTACGAGGAGCTGATCCAGCTGATCCGCACCGGCCCGCCGCGCTTCTCGCCCTTCCAGCTCAAGCAGGTCGACGAGGCGGCCAACGTCGTCGAGTTCTACGTGCACACCGAGGACGTCCGCCGTGCCCAGCCGGACTGGAGCCGGCGCGAGCTGGACCCGGTCTTCCAGGACGCCCTGTGGTCCCGGCTGGAGCGCACCGCGCGGCTGATGGGCCGGGGTGTGCCGACAGGGCTGGTGCTACGCCGCCCGGACGGGCAGACGGCGGTGGCGCACCGGGGCACACCGGTGGTGACGGTGACCGGCGAGCCCTCGGAGCTGCTGATGTTCGCGTTCGGCCGGCAGAACGCGGCCCGGGTGGACCTGGAGGGTGACGCGGACGCCATCGCGAAGGTGCACGAGTCCAAACAGCTGGGACTGTGATCCCGCAGGGAGCCGCCCCGTGATCAAGGTCGCGATGACCGGTGTGTACGTGGACGACGTGGCCCGGGCGCACGCCTTCTACACGGACGTCCTCGGCTTCGAGACGCGGCTCCACATGGACCTGGGCGACGACATCCTGTTCGTCACGGTCGGCGCGCCCGCCGGGGCCCAGCCGGAGCTGCAGCTGCTGCTGGAGCCCGGGCAGGGCCCGATCGCGGAGTCGTACCGCAGCGCGCTGTACGAGGCGGGCATCCCGTGCATCGTCTTCTCCGTGGACGACCTGCGGGCGGAGTACGCGCGCCTGCGCGGCGTGGGCGTCCGGTTCACGCATCCGCCGCAGCGGCAGGGGCCGGTCCTCGCGGCGGTGTTCGACGACACCTGCGGCAACCTGGTGCAGCTGGTCCAGCCGAAGGAGTGATGCTCAGCGGGGCAGTTCGGCGGTGCGCAGGGCCGGTACGACCAGGGCGACGACCCCGCCGAGTGCACAGACGGCGGCGCTGACCACGTAGACGGGACGAAGTCCCCAGGCCCCGATCGCGGCGGCCAGGAACGGCATGCTGAGCGGGGTCAGGCCGAGGCTGACCAGGCTGGAGACGGCGGTGACCCGCCCCAGGTAGGCGGGCTCGGTCTGGGTCTGCAGCAGCGCTGCGCACATCGCTCCGCTGAGCCCGGTGAGCAGGCCGACCGCCAGGGCCGTGCCGACGGCCGCCGCGAGGGTGGGGGCGTAGGCGAGAGCCCCGACGGCCACGGCACCCACGGTGCACGCGCACCCGGTGACGAGTCCGGCGCGCGGCAGCCGCCCGCGCACGGCCAGCAGCAGTGCGGCCGATCCCGCGCCGACGCCGAACCCGGCGAGCACCCAGCCCATGCCGGAGGCGCCCCAGCCGCGCCGGTCGGCGAGCAGGGTCAGGCCGACGTTCAGCGGGCCGACGAAGCCCAGGTCGCCGAGGGCGATGGCCAGCATCAGCGGGGCGAGGACGCGGTGCCGGCGGATGTAGCGCAACCCGGACCCGAGATCGCGCCAGGCGGTGGAGTTCCCGGCGCCGTCCGGTGCCGGCAGGTCCCGCACCCGTACGAAGACCAGCAGCGGTACCGATACGGCGATGAGCAGACCGGCGAGGGCGAAAGCGGCCGGGGCTCCGCCCACCGCCACCCCGAGCCCGCCGAGCGGGGCACCGACCACGCTGGAGAAGCGGATGGCGAGGCCGCGCATGCCCTGGACGCGGGCGAGCTGGCTTGTCTCGGTGAGGCGGGCCGGAAGGGCGCCGACGGCGGGCACGAAGACGGCGTCGACCGTGCCGAAGACCAGTGCCAGCAGGGCGAGCGGCCACAGCCCGGGGCTGGTGAGGAACAGCAGGGCGGCCACGGCGAGGACGGCCGCGCAGCGCACGGCGTCGCTGGCGATGACGACCCGGCGCGGCCCGAACCGGTCGGCGATCACTCCCCCGCCGAGCATGAGCACGGCCCGGGGCAGTGCGCTCGCCGACATCACGAGCCCGGCCTGCGCGGGCGTTCCGGCCTGGACGGCGGCCCAGGACAGGGCGAGGTAGTAGACGCTGTCCCCGAGCATCGAGGAGGTGTAGGCGGCGAGCCAGCGCAGGACGTCGGGGTTGCGATGGGCGGCCTGCACGGTGGCCGGCGGTATGAGCGTGGCAGTCACGGCGGGAGGGTCCTCTCAGACGCGGAACGGGAAGCCGTACACGTGCAGCGCGACGTGCTCGCGCCCCTCGGTGTCGCCGGCGGCCTCACGGGCGCGCCCCTGCTCGTCGTAGCGTGTGAGCAGGTCGTGCAGGTCCTTCTTCAGCTCCGCCAGCTCCTCGGCGGTCAGCCTGAGCAGCGTCTCGGAGTCGTGGGCGGCCTCGCTCCACCCAGGGCCCCAGTGGGCCCGCTCGTCGAGGTACCGCAGGTACATCTCGGTGCGCTGTTCCAGGAACATCCGTGAGGCCGCGAGATGCGCCGCCACCTTCTCCGGTGCGTCCTGGAAGTCCTCGTCGCGGATGGAGACGCCCTCGGAGGACGGCTGCCACCAGCGCTCGCGGCCGTCCGCGCTGCGCGGTTCGGCCTCCTCGACCAGACCGTGCTCGGCGAGCTTGCGCAGGTGGTAACTGACCAGTGAGACGGCCTCGTCGACCTGTTCGGCCAGGTGCGAGGCGGTGGCCGCCTCGGCGACGAACAGCAGACGGTAGAGCTTCATCCGCAGGGGATGCGCGAGCGCCTTCAGGGTGCCCACGTCCGTGATGCGGCGTTTCTCGTCACGAGCCATGCCCGGAGCCTAGATACGAAAGAAAAGTTGCACAACAGATTTTGCGCAACTTCCCTTTCGTGTCCGGGAAGCCCGGCGCGGCGTCAGCGCACCGGGTGCCCCGCCTCCCGCAGCGTCTGCTTCACCTCGCCGATCCGCAGATCGCCGAAGTGGAACACCGACGCGGCCAGGACCGCGTCCGCGCCCGCCGTGACGGCCGGCGGGAAGTGGGCCAGCTTGCCGGCGCCGCCCGAGGCGATCACCGGGACGGTGACGTGCTTGCGGACGGCGGCGATCATCTCCAGGTCGTAGCCGTCCTTGGTGCCGTCGGCGTCCATGGAGTTGAGCAGGATCTCGCCCGCGCCCAGCTCCGCCGCCCGGTGCGCCCACTCCACCGCGTCGATGCCCGTGCCACGGCGGCCGCCGTGGGTGGTCACCTCGAACGACCCCGACTCGCTGCGGCGGGCGTCCACCGACAGGACCAGCACCTGCCTGCCGAAGCGCTCCGCGATCTCCCGGATCAGCTCCGGGCGGGCGATCGCCGCGGTGTTCACGCCCACCTTGTCGGCGCCCGCCCGCAGCAGCCTGTCCACGTCCTCGGCCGTACGGACTCC
This region includes:
- the rbsK gene encoding ribokinase — its product is MTHIVVLGSTNMDLVTYVAKAPQRGETVTGREFRTIPGGKGANQAIAAARAGATVSMIGAVGNDAFGLRMRDTLEHSGVDTDFLRTIEGPSGTAHIVVDDEGGNAIVVIPGANGTVDHLSPGDEGLIASADALLLQLEIPPAAVVAGAEAARRHGIRTILTPSPAQPLSPRLLAVTDLLVPNEYEAITLTGRTDPREAAAALLELVPEVVVTLGATGSLYRARGAEPLVVPAPQVAAVDSTGAGDTFVGALAVALTEEKPVREALSWAAAAAAISVQREGASASMPYRPEIEAQYHA
- the lgt gene encoding prolipoprotein diacylglyceryl transferase, translated to MELAYIPSPSRGVLYLGPIPLRGYAFCIIIGVFVAVWLGNRRWVARGGRAGTVADIAVWAVPFGLVGGRLYHVITDYELYFSPGRDWVDAFKVWQGGLGIWGAIALGALGAWIGARRRGIPMPAYADAVAPGIAFAQAIGRWGNWFNQELYGRETHVPWALHITSSEGGRVPGYYHPTFLYESLWCIGVGFLVIWADRRFKLGHGRAFALYVAAYCVGRGWIEYMRVDDAHHILGLRLNDWTALIVFLLAVTYIVVSSKKRPGREAVVEPGVLDDGPADGTQAAAETERDAAAEAGPDAAEAEAEPAEKDDAAEKDEAAEKDEAESATKKS
- a CDS encoding DsbA family protein, whose product is MSEKNRDGKRTARERLAVEREKQKAAEKRRRTLIVGASVVCVLGLAAVIGVVAANSGKNKSEKAGPVVVPSGAQGKDSLAIPVGKDGARSTLTIWEDMRCPACQAFEVAYRPTLHELVDAEKLRIEYHLVRLIDGNLGGTGSLRGANAVACAQDAGKFRDYHDVLYTNQPKETDDAYSSNAKLIELAGKVKGLDTPAFQKCVNDGTHDSWVNKAHKAFQSGGFTGTPTVLLGGKNIYNDRTMTPAKLKQMVEAANHG
- the trpA gene encoding tryptophan synthase subunit alpha, yielding MSGKIQLLSDTLAAARAEGRSALIAYLPAGFPTVDGGIEAIKAVFDGGADVVEVGLPHSDPVLDGPVIQTADDIALRGGVKIADVMRTVKEAHEATGKPVLVMTYWNPIDRYGVERFTAELAEAGGAGCILPDLPVQESALWREHADKHGLATVFVVAPSSKDERLAQITAAGSGFVYAASLMGVTGTRESVGAQAQNLVERTRATGTGLPVCVGLGVSNAAQAAEVAGFADGVIVGSAFVKRMLDAPDQASGLEAVRELAGELAKGVRGQA
- the trpB gene encoding tryptophan synthase subunit beta, with product MPSEFFFPDPTGQVPSAEGYFGAFGGKFIPEALVAAVDEVAVEYDKAKHDPEFARELDDLLVNYTGRPSSLTEVPRFAEHAGGARVFLKREDLNHTGSHKINNVLGQALLTKRMGKTRVIAETGAGQHGVATATACALFGLDCTIYMGEVDTRRQALNVARMRMLGAEVVSVKSGSRTLKDAINEAFRDWVANVDHTHYLFGTVAGPHPFPAMVRDFHRVIGVEARRQLLERAGRLPDAAIACVGGGSNAIGLFHAFIPDADVRLIGCEPAGHGIETGEHAATLTAGEPGILHGSRSYVLQDEEGQITEPYSISAGLDYPGIGPEHSYLKESGRGEYRAVTDDAAMQALRLLSRTEGIIPAIESAHALAGALEVGKELGKDSLIVVNLSGRGDKDMDTAARYFGLYDTDAEVAADATDTAEIEGDAK
- the trpM gene encoding tryptophan biosynthesis modulator TrpM, with the translated sequence MTVTVTTVDRYARLARGCRPRGCRAPARRVHGRRVRYVIGDEPGQVNGMRWQQRPVRGAGLCSMCGHRRAGANNY
- the trpC gene encoding indole-3-glycerol phosphate synthase TrpC is translated as MSVLDEIIDGVRADLAERQARVSLDELKERAAKAPAAKDGVAALKGDGVKVICEVKRSSPSKGALAAIADPAGLAADYEAGGAAVISVLTEQRRFGGSLADLEAVRARVDIPVLRKDFIVTSYQLWEARAYGADLVLLIVAALDQPALESLIERAVSIGLTPLVEVHDEDEVERAVDAGAKIIGVNARNLKTLEVDRSTFERVAPEIPDHLVKVAESGVRGPHDLIAYANAGADAVLVGESLVTGRDPKAAVSDLVAAGEHPALRHGRS